Proteins encoded together in one Onychomys torridus chromosome 1, mOncTor1.1, whole genome shotgun sequence window:
- the Wnt11 gene encoding protein Wnt-11 isoform X2 — MPCRPPPSATPSPGPAPLATCPAAPAALSQALRASLETKCKCHGVSGSCSIRTCWKGLQELRDVAADLKTRYLSATKVVHRPMGTRKHLVPKDLDIRPVKDSELVYLQSSPDFCMKNEKVGSHGTQDRQCNKTSNGSDSCDLMCCGRGYNPYTDRVVERCHCKYHWCCYVTCRRCERTVERYVCK, encoded by the exons ATGCCCTGTCGGCCGCCACCATCAGCCACACCATCGCCCGGGCCTGCACCTCTGGCGACCTGCCCGGCTGCTCCTGCGGCCCTGTCCCAG GCTCTCCGTGCCTCCTTGGAAACGAAGTGTAAGTGCCATGGGGTGTCTGGCTCCTGCTCCATCCGCACCTGTTGGAAGGGGCTGCAAGAGCTCCGGGATGTGGCTGCTGACCTCAAGACCCGCTACCTGTCAGCCACAAAAGTGGTGCACCGACCTATGGGTACCCGCAAGCATTTGGTACCCAAAGACCTGGATATCCGGCCTGTGAAGGACTCAGAACTAGTGTATCTACAGAGCTCCCCTGACTTCTGTATGAAGAACGAGAAAGTGGGATCCCATGGGACTCAAGACAG gcagTGCAACAAGACTTCCAACGGCAGTGACAGCTGCGACCTCATGTGCTGTGGGCGTGGCTACAACCCCTACACGGACCGAGTGGTGGAGAGGTGCCATTGCAAGTACCATTGGTGCTGCTACGTCACCTGCCGCAGGTGTGAGCGCACAGTGGAGCGCTACGTCTGCAAGTGA
- the Wnt11 gene encoding protein Wnt-11 isoform X1, translating into MRTRPQVCEALLFALALHTGVCYGIKWLALSKTPAALALNQTQHCKQLEGLVSAQVQLCRSNLELMRTIVYAAREAMKACRRAFADMRWNCSSIELAPNYLLDLERGTRESAFVYALSAATISHTIARACTSGDLPGCSCGPVPGEPPGPGNRWGGCADNLNYGLLMGAKFSDAPMKVKKSGSQANKLMRLHNSEVGRQALRASLETKCKCHGVSGSCSIRTCWKGLQELRDVAADLKTRYLSATKVVHRPMGTRKHLVPKDLDIRPVKDSELVYLQSSPDFCMKNEKVGSHGTQDRQCNKTSNGSDSCDLMCCGRGYNPYTDRVVERCHCKYHWCCYVTCRRCERTVERYVCK; encoded by the exons ATGAGGACGCGGCCGCAGGTCTGCGAGGCTCTGCTCTTCGCCCTGGCGCTCCACACCGGCGTGTGCTATGGCATCAAGTGGCT GGCACTGTCCAAGACGCCAGCAGCCCTGGCACTCAACCAGACGCAACACTGCAAACAGCTGGAGGGCCTGGTGTCTGCGCAGGTGCAGCTCTGCCGCAGCAACCTGGAGCTCATGCGTACCATCGTGTACGCAGCACGGGAGGCCATGAAAGCCTGCCGCAGGGCCTTCGCCGACATGCGCTGGAACTGCTCCTCCATCGAGCTCGCCCCCAACTACCTGCTTGACCTGGAAAGAG GTACCAGGGAGTCAGCCTTCGTGTATGCCCTGTCGGCCGCCACCATCAGCCACACCATCGCCCGGGCCTGCACCTCTGGCGACCTGCCCGGCTGCTCCTGCGGCCCTGTCCCAGGTGAGCCACCCGGGCCTGGGAACCGCTGGGGAGGATGTGCAGACAACCTCAACTACGGGCTCCTCATGGGAGCCAAGTTTTCCGATGCTCCTATGAAGGTGAAAAAATCAGGATCCCAAGCCAATAAACTGATGCGTCTACACAACAGTGAAGTGGGGAGACAG GCTCTCCGTGCCTCCTTGGAAACGAAGTGTAAGTGCCATGGGGTGTCTGGCTCCTGCTCCATCCGCACCTGTTGGAAGGGGCTGCAAGAGCTCCGGGATGTGGCTGCTGACCTCAAGACCCGCTACCTGTCAGCCACAAAAGTGGTGCACCGACCTATGGGTACCCGCAAGCATTTGGTACCCAAAGACCTGGATATCCGGCCTGTGAAGGACTCAGAACTAGTGTATCTACAGAGCTCCCCTGACTTCTGTATGAAGAACGAGAAAGTGGGATCCCATGGGACTCAAGACAG gcagTGCAACAAGACTTCCAACGGCAGTGACAGCTGCGACCTCATGTGCTGTGGGCGTGGCTACAACCCCTACACGGACCGAGTGGTGGAGAGGTGCCATTGCAAGTACCATTGGTGCTGCTACGTCACCTGCCGCAGGTGTGAGCGCACAGTGGAGCGCTACGTCTGCAAGTGA